The region AAGTAGATGCGCAGCATCATCTCCAGCTCCTTCGGCGGGCGACCGTCTCCGGCCTTCGGGTACACCGGCGCAATCAGCGCGCTCAGCTCGCCCCACGGCACAATGCGGTCCATCTCGGTGA is a window of Pseudomonadota bacterium DNA encoding:
- a CDS encoding IS5/IS1182 family transposase is translated as MSKQMTLGTGFEKYSKTTRREIFLTEMDRIVPWGELSALIAPVYPKAGDGRPPKELEMMLRIY